From the genome of Streptomyces spinoverrucosus:
GCCACCAGCCTCCCCCTGTTCGGCGTCCTGGTGGAGCTGGTCGGCCAGGTCCGCCCCGACGCCGACGCCCGGGCCGTCGCCGGCGCCCTCTGGGCGCAGCTCCACGGCGTCGCCCAGCTGTGGACCTGGGGCAGCCTCCAACTCGCCACCGGCGCCGACGACTTCACCCCGCTCCTGCACACCGCCCTCGACGCCCACCTCGGCCCCGAGGGCGAGCGGTGAACCGCCGACTGGCCATGACGGGCAGTGTGGTCGGTGCCGTGGTCGTCGCGCTCGACGGCACCGTACTCACCATCGCGCAGCCCACCCTGCAACGGGAACTGGACGCGTCCTTCGCGCAGGTCCAGTGGACCAGCACTGGTTATCTGATCGCGGTGGCCGCCCTGCTGGTGTTCGCCGGGCGCCTCGGCGACCGGTACGGCCACCGGCGTCTGTTCGCCGTCGGCCTGCTCGGCTTCGGCGCCACGTCGGCCGGGATCGGGGTGGCGGCCGACGTCGGCTGGGTGATCGGGCTGCGCATCGCGCAGGGCGTGTTCGGCGCGCTGCTCCAGCCCGCCACGCTCGGCATGCTGCGCGCCACGTTCCCGCCGGACCGGCTGCGGACGCCGCTCGCCGTGCGGACCGCCGCCATCGGGCTCGCGGCCGCCGCGGGACCGGTCGTCGGCGGGGCGCTGGTGCACTCCTTCGGCTGGCGGGCGGTGTTCTTCCTCAATGTCGTGCCCGCGCTGGTCCTCGGCGTGCTCGCCCTGAAGGGGAGCCGCCCGGAACAGCGCACGCCGGCCGTCCGGTTGGACCTCCCGGGCGCCCTGCTGCTCGCGCTGACGCTGGCCTGCCTGGTGCACGCCCTGGTCACAGGGACGCCCTTGACGTGGGTCGTGGCGGCCCTCGCCGCCGTGGCGTTCGCCGGCCATGAACGCCGTACCGCACAGCCCCTCGTACCGGCGGACGTCATCGGCTCGGTCCCCGTCGCCGCCGCGCTCGGGGTGCTCACGGCCGCGTCCGCGGCCCTGTCGGGCACGCTGTTCGTCGGCACGTACCTCCTGCAGCGCGCCCTCGGCCTCGACCCGCTGCGCAGCGCCCTGCTCAGCCTGCCGCTCGCGGTGCTGATGGTGGCGGCGGCGCCCGTGTGCGCGGTGCTGCTGCGCCGGGCGGGCGCCCGTCGTACGACCGTGGCGGCGATGACCGTCCTCGCCCTCGGCGTCCTCGTGCTCGCTCCCGCCGCCCGCCCGCTGCCCCTCGCCGTCGGTTTCGCGTTGCTCGGGGCCGGGTTCGGCACGGTGATGGTGGCGGCGACCCATGTCGTCGTACGGCAGGCACCTGTGGAGTCGGCGGGCGTGGCCGGCGGGCTGCAGCAGACGGCGATGAACGTCGGGCCGGTGCTCGGCGTGGCGGTGGCCACGACGCTCATGGGCGCGGGCCGGGCGCCGCTGCTCGTTCTCGCCGGATTCGCCCTGGCCGGTGCGGTGGCGGCGCTCCTGCTGCCGGGCCGCGCGGAGTCGGGGATCGCGCCTCGGGCACGTCACGATCATCCTGCCGACCCTTTCCGTATTCCTGCGCGACGATGAGGTCTGAGGGCGCGTGGGCGGGGGTATCTCCGATCGCACCTCGACGAACGAAAGCGGAGGTGGAGCGATGGCACTGCTGCGACAAGAGGTGGAGCCGGGCGAGGTGGGGCTGGACGGGAAGGCGCTGGACCGGCTCGACCAGCACTTCGCCCAGTGCGTGGACGAGGGCCGGCTGCCCGGCTACCTCGTGTCCGTCGCACGCGGCGGCCGGGTCGCGCACCTCGCCGTACACGGCCGACGCGACATCGCCGCCGGACTGCCCGTCGAGCCCGACACGCTGTGGCGGATCTACTCGATGACCAAGCCCGTCACCTCGGTCGCCGCGCTGATGCTGGTGGAGGAGGGACGGCTGTCGCTGGACGACCCGGTCGCCCGCCATCTGCCGGCCTTCGCGGACGCGCGGGTCTACGAGAGCGGCTCCGGGGCGGACACCCGGTCCCGCCCGGCCGACGGGCCGATACTGGTCCGGCATCTGATGACCCACACCTCGGGTCTGACCTTCGGCTTCTACCACACCCATCCCGTCGACGCCCTCTACCGCGAGGCGGGTCTGGAGTCGTCGGTGGCGCCGGGCGCGAACCTGGCCGAGACGATCGACGTGTACGCGAGCCTGCCGCTGCAGTTCGAGCCGGGCACACAGTGGAACTACTCGGTCGCCAGCAATGTCCTCGGCCGGGTGATCGAGGTGGTGTCCGGGCAGCCGCTCGACGTGCACCTCGCGGAGCGGATCTTCGGGCCGCTGGGGATGCCGGACGCCGGATTCGAGGTCAGCGACGAACAGGCGTTCCGGCTCGCCGAGATGTACGGCGAGAAGGAGGACGGCACCGGGATCGAGCCGATCCCCGGACTGCCGCTGCGCGGGCGGCCGCGGTTCCTGTCGGGCAGCGGCGGCATGGTGGCGAGCG
Proteins encoded in this window:
- a CDS encoding MFS transporter: MNRRLAMTGSVVGAVVVALDGTVLTIAQPTLQRELDASFAQVQWTSTGYLIAVAALLVFAGRLGDRYGHRRLFAVGLLGFGATSAGIGVAADVGWVIGLRIAQGVFGALLQPATLGMLRATFPPDRLRTPLAVRTAAIGLAAAAGPVVGGALVHSFGWRAVFFLNVVPALVLGVLALKGSRPEQRTPAVRLDLPGALLLALTLACLVHALVTGTPLTWVVAALAAVAFAGHERRTAQPLVPADVIGSVPVAAALGVLTAASAALSGTLFVGTYLLQRALGLDPLRSALLSLPLAVLMVAAAPVCAVLLRRAGARRTTVAAMTVLALGVLVLAPAARPLPLAVGFALLGAGFGTVMVAATHVVVRQAPVESAGVAGGLQQTAMNVGPVLGVAVATTLMGAGRAPLLVLAGFALAGAVAALLLPGRAESGIAPRARHDHPADPFRIPARR
- a CDS encoding serine hydrolase domain-containing protein — encoded protein: MALLRQEVEPGEVGLDGKALDRLDQHFAQCVDEGRLPGYLVSVARGGRVAHLAVHGRRDIAAGLPVEPDTLWRIYSMTKPVTSVAALMLVEEGRLSLDDPVARHLPAFADARVYESGSGADTRSRPADGPILVRHLMTHTSGLTFGFYHTHPVDALYREAGLESSVAPGANLAETIDVYASLPLQFEPGTQWNYSVASNVLGRVIEVVSGQPLDVHLAERIFGPLGMPDAGFEVSDEQAFRLAEMYGEKEDGTGIEPIPGLPLRGRPRFLSGSGGMVASAYDMHRFMELLRRRGELDGVRLLAPGTVDMMTTNQLPGGADLRSFGSRPAHDEPGNDGVGFGLGVSVVIDPARTLAPTGLGAFGWSGVATTTFWVDPGRDLTVQFMTQVRPRTSHTMFRDLKQLVHEAIKDE